One Psychrobacillus glaciei genomic region harbors:
- the hisG gene encoding ATP phosphoribosyltransferase — protein MNELTIAMPKGRIFEEAYTLFVQAGFDLPKEINDSRKLIVEAPNERIQFILAKPMDVPVYVEHGVADIGIAGKDVLLEQQRDVHELLDLRISNCYIATAGLPNTKMNDIAPRVATKYPTIATTFYKEKGEQVEIIELNGSIELAPMIGLADRIVDIVSSGRTLKENGLVQYEKIVDISSRLIVNPVSYRVKQERIKEFVAQLKNELNKR, from the coding sequence GTGAATGAGTTAACAATTGCAATGCCGAAAGGGCGCATTTTCGAAGAAGCATATACATTATTTGTACAAGCTGGATTCGATTTACCTAAAGAAATAAATGATTCAAGAAAGTTGATCGTGGAAGCTCCTAATGAGCGGATTCAATTTATTTTAGCAAAACCAATGGACGTACCTGTTTATGTAGAACATGGCGTTGCTGACATAGGAATTGCAGGGAAAGATGTGTTGTTAGAGCAGCAACGAGATGTCCATGAATTATTGGATTTACGTATTAGTAATTGCTATATCGCTACAGCAGGCCTTCCAAATACGAAGATGAATGATATAGCACCAAGAGTTGCAACAAAATATCCGACTATAGCTACGACCTTCTATAAGGAAAAAGGAGAGCAAGTGGAAATTATTGAGCTTAATGGTTCTATCGAGTTAGCACCAATGATTGGATTAGCAGATCGAATCGTCGATATCGTATCTTCTGGTAGAACGTTAAAAGAGAATGGACTTGTTCAATATGAAAAAATCGTAGACATCTCTTCAAGGTTAATCGTCAATCCTGTAAGCTATCGGGTGAAACAGGAACGAATAAAAGAGTTCGTTGCGCAATTAAAAAATGAATTGAACAAAAGGTAG